The following coding sequences are from one Cystobacter fuscus DSM 2262 window:
- a CDS encoding DUF7336 domain-containing protein, with protein MTHVYVLQHVHAALNGEEDIKLIGVYVTEADAQAAVSRLSQQPGFREHPEGFHISRYELNKDHWTEGFIGWDEALDES; from the coding sequence ATGACACACGTGTATGTCCTTCAACATGTGCATGCAGCTCTAAACGGAGAGGAGGATATCAAGCTCATTGGCGTGTACGTGACCGAGGCGGATGCCCAGGCGGCTGTTTCCCGTCTGAGCCAACAGCCAGGCTTCCGAGAGCACCCGGAGGGGTTTCACATTTCTCGGTACGAACTCAACAAGGACCACTGGACCGAGGGGTTCATTGGATGGGATGAAGCCCTTGATGAATCATGA
- a CDS encoding TetR/AcrR family transcriptional regulator has translation MAIRRKRTYTSPKRDSAAAANRARILEAARALFARRGIDAVTIAQIAERAGVSGSSVYALFASKEGLLRALIQEALFGQGYQAASARLDAEADPVEQLRMTATVARGIYESESTLLGLLRGASGFSLALRRLEASLEEKRFALQQARVLRLFEAGRAREGLSLDKARRLLWMYTSRDVYRLLVLEGGFTPEEYETWLSQTLVTTLVAPPARATSAKGPR, from the coding sequence ATGGCAATTCGTCGCAAACGGACCTACACATCCCCCAAGCGGGACAGCGCCGCGGCCGCCAACCGGGCCCGGATCCTCGAGGCGGCGAGGGCACTCTTCGCTCGTCGCGGAATCGATGCGGTGACCATCGCCCAGATCGCCGAGCGCGCGGGCGTCTCGGGCTCGTCGGTCTACGCGCTGTTCGCATCGAAGGAAGGGCTCTTGCGAGCGCTGATCCAGGAGGCACTCTTCGGACAGGGCTACCAGGCCGCGAGCGCACGGCTCGACGCGGAAGCGGATCCCGTGGAGCAGCTTCGGATGACGGCGACCGTGGCGCGAGGCATCTACGAGAGCGAGTCCACCCTGCTCGGACTTCTCCGGGGGGCCTCCGGCTTCTCGCTCGCGCTTCGGCGTCTCGAGGCCTCGCTCGAGGAGAAGCGATTCGCGCTCCAGCAAGCGCGTGTCCTTCGCCTCTTCGAGGCGGGCAGGGCCCGGGAGGGACTCTCGCTCGACAAGGCCCGCCGCCTCCTGTGGATGTACACGAGCCGCGACGTCTACCGGTTGCTCGTGCTCGAAGGCGGCTTCACGCCGGAGGAGTACGAGACCTGGCTCTCCCAGACGCTCGTCACCACGCTCGTCGCCCCCCCTGCCAGGGCCACTTCCGCGAAGGGCCCCCGGTGA
- a CDS encoding recombinase family protein — MARTLVREWNEKLGEWESLEREHQQVLRREKVELTIQDRAHLLELAKDLSYVWHARSTTNAERKNLLRILVREVVLSPVDVPERGIHIQLLWQTGTCSELSIARRPSSERATSPEVIKLIGTLAKERSDREVAAELNRRGLLSGVKRAWDKEAVRWVRKRYGIRCQPAGRRGRPRQPERRADGLYSLQGVAALLGVTEPVVRSWVEKGWLRGVEGGGSGSPRWFTAEDHQQPGRSRCRWSRGALS; from the coding sequence GTGGCCCGCACGTTGGTGCGTGAGTGGAACGAGAAGCTGGGCGAGTGGGAGTCGCTCGAGCGCGAGCACCAGCAGGTCCTGCGGCGCGAGAAGGTAGAGCTCACGATCCAGGACAGAGCACACCTGCTCGAGCTAGCCAAGGACTTGTCATATGTCTGGCACGCGCGGAGCACGACGAATGCCGAGCGAAAGAACCTGCTGCGGATTCTGGTGAGAGAGGTGGTGCTCAGCCCCGTGGACGTCCCGGAGCGCGGGATTCACATCCAACTGCTCTGGCAGACCGGGACGTGCAGCGAGCTGAGTATTGCGCGTCGCCCATCATCCGAGCGAGCCACTTCGCCCGAGGTCATCAAACTCATTGGCACGCTGGCCAAGGAGAGGAGCGACAGGGAGGTAGCAGCCGAGCTGAACCGAAGGGGGCTGCTCTCTGGAGTCAAGCGCGCCTGGGACAAGGAGGCGGTGCGCTGGGTGCGCAAGCGCTACGGCATCCGGTGCCAGCCCGCGGGACGACGAGGACGGCCACGACAGCCAGAGCGCCGGGCCGACGGCCTCTACTCCCTGCAGGGGGTCGCCGCGCTGCTGGGCGTGACGGAACCCGTGGTGCGCTCCTGGGTGGAGAAGGGCTGGCTGCGAGGTGTCGAGGGGGGTGGCTCCGGCAGTCCTCGGTGGTTCACGGCTGAGGACCACCAACAGCCGGGAAGAAGTCGTTGCCGATGGAGTCGCGGTGCTCTTTCATGA
- the sitA5 gene encoding SitA5 family polymorphic toxin — protein MATRLTAAVLLLALLSACATQRVVRLDTRQGEPLEYKLPTSPQSVKVDAEAFEEVLTHMVLNAPLTLRPLQHGGLVLASYPGNDEAPRWQRLMSKRYGGLCEPGQRMETCLSPLDDVMGLSEWDKLGVALGLSIDPLKESIARAVEKTLAPQLFYTVIATGLVTWAVLAVNPEPVFTKAAAIVSALLLIYLGVETFLEVVDASRELKWASDRAMTWEELEHASKRFAHRVGPEVARVFVLAVTVVMSHGMTGGSAWLASRLSMLPNVAEAAALGAEPLRLTLSEIGQVSTVAVSAEGTITVILAPTAVAMTGKGPGGGSKQEQYKTPKSGVSGKEGAKDVPSWAKGERPKVDESGKDFAKRLLDKKYGEGSYDKGPGSEFNKIQKWGDRAFENP, from the coding sequence ATGGCAACTCGCCTGACCGCTGCGGTCCTGCTCTTGGCCCTGCTCAGTGCGTGCGCCACCCAGCGTGTGGTACGCCTCGACACGAGGCAGGGGGAACCCCTGGAGTACAAGCTGCCCACCTCGCCTCAGTCCGTGAAGGTGGACGCGGAAGCGTTCGAGGAAGTGCTGACGCATATGGTGCTGAATGCGCCCCTCACGCTCCGCCCACTCCAGCACGGTGGGCTGGTGCTCGCCTCCTACCCAGGCAACGACGAGGCACCTCGCTGGCAGCGCCTCATGAGTAAGCGCTACGGCGGCCTCTGCGAGCCGGGCCAGCGGATGGAAACCTGCCTCTCCCCGCTCGACGACGTGATGGGCCTGAGTGAATGGGACAAACTGGGCGTGGCCCTGGGCCTGTCGATTGATCCCCTCAAGGAGAGCATTGCCAGGGCGGTGGAGAAGACGCTGGCCCCGCAGCTCTTCTACACCGTCATTGCGACGGGGCTGGTCACCTGGGCCGTCCTGGCGGTCAACCCCGAGCCCGTGTTCACCAAGGCGGCGGCAATCGTTTCGGCGCTGCTGTTGATCTACCTGGGAGTGGAGACATTCCTGGAGGTGGTGGACGCGAGCCGGGAATTGAAATGGGCCAGCGACCGGGCCATGACCTGGGAGGAGTTGGAGCACGCCAGCAAGCGCTTCGCCCACCGGGTGGGGCCGGAGGTGGCCCGCGTCTTTGTCCTCGCGGTGACGGTGGTGATGAGCCACGGCATGACCGGGGGCTCGGCATGGCTGGCCTCAAGACTGTCGATGCTGCCCAACGTCGCGGAGGCGGCGGCACTGGGGGCCGAACCACTGCGCCTCACACTTTCGGAGATAGGACAGGTGAGCACGGTGGCGGTTTCCGCCGAGGGCACTATCACCGTTATCCTGGCTCCCACGGCGGTGGCCATGACGGGCAAGGGGCCCGGTGGTGGCTCGAAGCAAGAGCAATACAAGACGCCCAAGTCTGGCGTCAGCGGGAAAGAGGGCGCCAAGGATGTGCCAAGCTGGGCGAAAGGTGAACGGCCCAAGGTTGATGAGAGTGGCAAGGACTTCGCCAAGAGGTTGTTGGACAAGAAGTATGGGGAAGGGAGCTACGACAAGGGGCCTGGGAGTGAATTCAACAAGATACAAAAATGGGGAGACCGCGCATTCGAGAACCCATGA
- a CDS encoding recombinase family protein: MRGPGTHQLRQVPPRYTLLLSMLHNPTYAGAYVFGRNERHLTLVDGQVRRQRRTRLPWEAWKVCLKNHHPAYIRWEEYMANQKKLATNHPNYQQPDQRGAAREGSALLQGLVLCGRCGHRMQTAYREPARPYGGPGQPRGGPHVGA; this comes from the coding sequence ATGCGAGGGCCGGGCACGCATCAACTTCGCCAGGTGCCACCGCGTTACACCCTGCTGCTCTCCATGCTCCACAACCCCACCTACGCCGGTGCCTATGTCTTCGGGCGCAATGAAAGGCACCTGACGCTGGTGGACGGACAGGTGCGGCGCCAGCGCCGCACGCGGCTGCCGTGGGAAGCCTGGAAGGTGTGTTTGAAGAATCACCACCCGGCCTACATCCGCTGGGAGGAGTACATGGCCAACCAGAAGAAGCTCGCGACCAACCATCCCAACTACCAGCAGCCGGACCAGCGCGGTGCTGCCCGTGAGGGAAGCGCTCTGTTGCAGGGGCTGGTGCTCTGTGGCCGGTGCGGTCACCGGATGCAGACCGCCTACCGGGAGCCCGCGCGTCCGTACGGTGGACCCGGACAACCGCGTGGTGGCCCGCACGTTGGTGCGTGA
- a CDS encoding DUF998 domain-containing protein has product MSMTLQSARIAFWASSVALLSLLVLHVLRPDLVPTSHMISEYAIGPYGAVMGVSFGAFALGSLALLVALVGQARGWSGRMGLVFLFLTAVGLALGGAFPMDPTTADQTQMSFSGRMHGVGFMIGVPSELLAVLFVSLALRRQAPWSGARLPMWAAAVWLSLVVMVPLLMQMRYFGIPNRTFMVAYGIWIMLAARPLMRTHPVPTRPGDLIPG; this is encoded by the coding sequence ATGTCCATGACCCTTCAATCCGCGCGAATCGCCTTCTGGGCTTCCTCCGTCGCGCTCCTGTCGCTTCTGGTGCTGCACGTGCTGCGGCCTGACCTGGTGCCCACGTCTCACATGATCAGTGAGTACGCGATAGGCCCCTACGGCGCCGTGATGGGCGTCTCGTTCGGGGCCTTCGCGCTCGGCAGCCTGGCGCTCCTCGTGGCGCTCGTGGGCCAGGCACGGGGTTGGTCTGGCCGGATGGGGCTCGTCTTCCTCTTCCTGACGGCCGTCGGGCTCGCGCTGGGGGGCGCCTTCCCCATGGATCCGACGACGGCGGACCAGACCCAGATGTCCTTCTCCGGAAGGATGCATGGGGTGGGGTTCATGATCGGGGTGCCGAGCGAACTCCTGGCCGTGCTCTTCGTGTCGCTCGCGCTGCGGCGACAGGCGCCCTGGTCCGGGGCGCGCTTGCCCATGTGGGCCGCCGCCGTCTGGTTGAGCCTGGTGGTCATGGTGCCCCTGCTCATGCAGATGCGCTACTTCGGGATTCCCAACCGGACGTTCATGGTGGCGTACGGCATCTGGATCATGCTCGCCGCGCGGCCACTGATGCGGACGCACCCGGTGCCCACCCGCCCGGGCGATCTCATCCCGGGCTGA